One genomic window of Glycine soja cultivar W05 chromosome 9, ASM419377v2, whole genome shotgun sequence includes the following:
- the LOC114425221 gene encoding ATG8-interacting protein 1-like: protein MADNEDGGDKTSRGNEWEVVSLTASTYAAAPGPDEVEMKDDGKEDVYGQDEGETSHALFMSRHFVFPPSQHENLPVEPDYGEIHDDFGDKDVASEETPEEVTIPSGKDEENLTLPGLEVAEEFEGMRYFDEKINRLSVRGKQFEEGTTLPAFGLTEKGESMYDPAKYTSFEGETAIGGVTAYGESIVDPEATEMEYQGSNVSPDLSLSKNLSKDNEYNTSDLPCGAWWKRRAASLYAHAKEANAFWSVFIAATVMGLVMLGQRWQHERALQLKWQISINDEARSRVLAPIYRLKDVIVGGNRRGSLIRRSSSGES from the exons ATGGCAGACAATGAGGATGGAGGGGATAAGACATCTCGTGGGAATGAATGGGAGGTTGTATCTCTCACAGCATCAACATATGCAGCTGCTCCTGGTCCTGATGAAGTTGAGATGAAGGATGATGGGAAAGAAGATGTATATGGGCAGGATGAAGGAGAAACGTCACATGCTTTATTCATGTCTAGACACTTTGTCTTTCCACCCAGTCAGCATGAAAACTTGCCCGTGGAACCTGACTATGGTGAGATTCATGATGATTTTGGAGACAAAGATGTTGCCTCTGAAGAGACTCCTGAAGAAGTGACCATACCTAGTGGAAAGGATGAAGAAAACTTGACATTACCAGGATTAGAAGTTGCAGAGGAGTTTGAGGGCATGCGGTATTTTGACGAGAAAATCAACAGATTATCTGTTCGTGGTAAACAGTTTGAGGAAGGTACAACTCTACCAGCATTTGGCTTGACTGAAAAGGGGGAGAGTATGTATGACCCTGCAAAATACACTTCTTTTGAGGGTGAAACAGCTATTGGTGGCGTAACAGCATATGGTGAAAGCATAGTTGATCCTGAAGCAACTGAAATGGAATATCAAGGTTCAAATGTATCTCCTGATTTGTCACTGTCAAAGAACTTGTCCAAAGATAACGAATACAACACTTCAGATCTTCCTTGTGGAGCTTGGTGGAAGCGGAGAGCTGCCTCCTTATATGCTCATGCAAAAGAGGCAAATGCATTCTGGTCTGTTTTCATTGCAGCTACTGTGATGGGCCTTGTAATGCTTGGCCAACGCTGGCAGCATGAAAGGGCTttacaacttaaatggcaaatcAGTATAAATGATGAG GCGAGGAGCAGGGTGCTTGCTCCCATATATCGGCTCAAAGATGTGATTGTTGGTGGCAACCGCCGTGGCTCCTTGATCAGGAGAAGCTCCTCTGGTGAAAGTTAA
- the LOC114367305 gene encoding origin of replication complex subunit 5-like translates to MDEDKTQQLPRRMTRSSASSSPSTSNNIVAAKVTSLEPLTINDLLVGGDPISLDDIISSFPGRSSQILEVVRHLGPLNSPMLPLFVYGSSSTGKTSIILQLFRHLNRPIVFSSCRTCYNQNILFESILNQLLLHRKNAANGYLNAKRCERPSDFVNFLLEALTNVISNLKEKSEKLISNEMTQGKIGNMIYLVFDNFQLVREWDKSSTILPLLFNLYDLLNTPEVGLIFISSTSPDTFYSNMGYVEPIPIYFPDYTEEDIRQILLRNQVNQKRYSSFLDVSLKSFCGITKQIDDLSAALKPLYEKYCEPLSDKGKGVAPNQEMKRRLLAHINPHIASSLNEIFKVSSLSSTEVETRKEEKWKGNLRRLEQSKELVSLDFHISTSAKYLLISAFLASRNPATLDASLFDSKGGSDNRKRKRKPSEKAQERKETLEQELLMKGPGTFPLERLLAIFQCLVSVAEEPSDEEEQNNDGLGVEGGNGGLMSDILLQLSSLCNSNFIFKGRSCPIEGSTRYRSTISEDLALKVARSLEFPLSKYLYRS, encoded by the exons ATGGATGAAGATAAAACCCAACAACTTCCCAGAAGAATGACCAGGTCTTCAGCTTCATCGTCTCCATCCACTTCAAATAACATAGTTGCAGCAAAAGTAACTAGCCTTGAACCTCTAACAATCAATGACCTTTTAGTTGGGGGAGATCCCATCAGCCTAGATGACATAATTTCTAGCTTTCCTGGTAGAAGTAGCCAGATTCTTGAAGTTGTGCGTCATTTGGGACCTTTGAATTCACCAATGCTTCCTTTGTTCGTATATGGAAGTTCTTCTACCGGAAAAACCAGTATCATTCTTCAATTATTCAGGCATCTCAACAGGCCTATTGTTTTTTCTAGTTGTAGGACATGTTATAACCAGAACATCTTGTTTGAATCTATTCTAAATCAGCTACTTCTCCACAGAAAAAATGCTGCCAATGGTTATTTGAATGCAAAACGCTGTGAAAGACCATCTGATTttgtcaattttcttctagaagcATTGACCAATGTTATAAGCAATCTGAAGGAGAAGTCAGAGAAGTTGATCTCAAATGAAATGACTCAAGGGAAAATTGGAAATATGATCTACTTGGTATTTGACAATTTTCAGCTTGTTAGGGAGTGGGATAAGAGTTCTACTATATTGCCCTTGCTGTTTAATCTCTATGATCTGCTAAATACGCCTGAGGTGGGTTTGATTTTTATCAGCAGTACTTCTCCAGATACCTTTTACTCTAACATGGGCTATGTTGAGCCTATCCCCATTTACTTTCCTGATTACACAGAAGAAGATATTCGTCAAATATTATTGAGAAACCAAGTGAACCAGAAGCGATATTCCTCATTTCTGGA TGTATCTCTGAAATCTTTCTGTGGAATTACTAAGCAGATTGATGATTTATCTGCTGCCTTAAAGCcactatatgaaaaatattgtgAACCTTTAAGTGATAAGGGAAAGGGAGTTGCTCCTAATCAAGAAATGAAGCGAAGGCTGCTTGCTCATATCAACCCTCATATTGCCTCCTCTTTGAATGAGATATTTAAGGtttcatctctttcttcaaCTGAAGTTGAGACCCGTAAAGAGGAAAAGTGGAAGGGAAATCTTAGGAGATTGGAGCAATCTAAAGAGCTTGTCAGTCTTGATTTTCATATATCTACTAGTGCAAAGTATCTTCTGATTTCAGCATTCCTTGCCTCCAGAAACCCAGCAACTCTTGATGCTTCACTTTTTGATTCCAAAGGTGGTTCTGATAATCGGAAACGAAAGAGGAA GCCCTCTGAGAAAGCGCAGGAACGGAAGGAAACTTTAGAACAGGAACTACTAATGAAAGGACCCGGAACTTTCCCATTGGAGAGGTTGTTAGCCATCTTTCAATGCCTTGTATCAGTTGCAGAAGAACCATCCGACGAGGAGGAACAAAATAATGATGGATTAGGAGTTGAAGGTGGCAATGGTGGACTGATGTCTGACATTCTTTTGCAGCTATCCAGTCTCTGcaattctaattttatatttaaaggaAGAAGCTGTCCCATTGAAGGCTCAACCCGGTATCGATCAACCATATCTGAAGACCTTGCTTTGAAG GTTGCAAGGAGCTTAGAGTTCCCATTATCAAAGTATTTGTATAGAAGTTAG
- the LOC114425223 gene encoding SKP1-like protein 21 — protein sequence MSEIDMAVIKPEMMKPYIWLETSDGSIQQVEQEIAMYCPLICQEIIQKGMGSSKNCAICLPQRVSPATLSLILDYCHFHQVPGRSNKERKSYDEKFIRMDTKRLCELTSAADSLQLKPLVDLTSRALARIIEGKSPEEIREIFHLPDDLTEEEKLEPLKNTTDDPRIRLLNRLYAKKRKELKERERLKNVEAEEEHVDERSVDDLLSFINGNDGDPKGVKTSKNKKKNRRKKEQQQKNSSLKEASEVNKEVNGQNIRHQSAEADRIAETSNSHTEDVFAHREFDDGDIDDGIDPALKEKIDREVEDFARRLNSDWPERMQELLSSGQERKTILFTPNGNSFLRRNA from the exons ATGTCAGAAATTGACATGGCAGTTATTAAACCTGAG atGATGAAGCCTTATATCTGGCTTGAGACATCCGATGGTTCAATCCAACAAGTGGAACAAGAAATTGCAATGTATTGCCCTCTGATTTGTCAAGAAATAATACAAAAAGGCATGGGATCTTCCAAGAATTGTGCAATATGTCTTCCTCAACGAGTCAGTCCTGCGACGTTGAGCTTAATTCTTGATTATTGTCATTTTCATCAAGTACCAGGTCGCTCAAACAAG GAACGAAAGTCTTATGATGAGAAATTCATTAGGATGGACACAAAGCGGCTATGTGAGTTGACATCTGCTGCAGACAGCCTTCAGTTAAAGCCATTGGTTGATCTTACAAGTCGTGCACTTGCTCGGATAATTGAAGGAAAATCTCCAGAGGAGATACGCGAGATATTTCATCTGCCTGATGATCTTACTGAG GAAGAGAAGTTGGAGCCCTTGAAAAACACAACTGATGACCCAAGGATCAGGCTTTTGAATAGATTGTATGCCAAAAAGAGGAAAGAACTAAAAGAGCGTGAGAGGTTAAAG AATGTTGAAGCTGAAGAAGAGCATGTAGATGAACGTTCAGTTGATGACCTTTTGTCTTTTATAAATGGAAATGATGGAG ATCCAAAGGGAGTTAAAACTtctaagaataaaaagaaaaatagaagaaaaaaagagcaaCAGCAGAAGAACTCTTCTCTGAAGGAAGCTTCTGAAGTGAATAAG GAAGTAAATGGTCAAAATATCAGACACCAAAGTGCTGAAGCTGATAGAATTGCTGAGACCTCAAATTCACATACAGAAGACGTTTTTGCTCATAGAGAGTTTGATGATGGAGATATAGATGATGGGATTGATCCtgcattaaaggaaaaaattgacAG GGAAGTGGAAGATTTTGCCCGCCGATTGAATTCTGACTGGCCAGAGAGGATGCAAGAACTTCTATCATCAGGACAAGAAAGGAAGACAATACTTTTTACTCCCAACGGAAATAGTTTTCTGAGGCGAAACGCTT GA
- the LOC114425222 gene encoding signal peptide peptidase-like 4 isoform X1, giving the protein MVSLGATCALCCSVLIVFVTLSSAGDIVHPDSIAPRRPGCDNNFVLVKVPTWIDGVESFEYVGVGARFGPTLESKEKHANHTRVAIADPPDCCSKPNNKLTGEIILVHRGQCSFTIKANIAEEAGASAILIINYRTELFKMVCEANETDVDIGIPAVMLPQDAGENLKNHILNNSVVSVQLYSPLRPLVDVAEVFLWLMAVGTILCASYWSAWSARESAIEQEKLLKDASDEYVNAENAGSSAYVEISTAAAISFVVIASCFLVMLYKLMAYWFVEVLVVLFCIGGVEGLQTCLVALLSCFKWFQHAAQTFVKVPFFGAVSYLTVAVTPFCIVFAVLWGIYRRVSFAWIGQDILGITLIITVLQIVRIPNLKVGTVLLSCAFLYDIFWVFVSKWWFHESVMIVVARGDRSGEDGIPMLLKIPRMFDPWGGYSIIGFGDIILPGLLVAFSLRYDWLAKKNLRDGYFLWAMTAYGLGLLITYVALNLMDGHGQPALLYIVPFTLGTFLSLGKKRGELKVLWTRGEPKIPCPHIQEDQSTNQ; this is encoded by the exons atggtTTCACTCGGAGCTACCTGTGCTTTGTGCTGTTCTGTGTTGATTGTGTTTGTCACTTTGAGTTCGGCTGGGGACATAGTGCACCCTGATAGTATTGCTCCCAGAAGGCCTGGCTGTGACAACAACTTTGTCCTG GTTAAAGTCCCTACTTGGATTGATGGTGTGGAAAGCTTTGAGTATGTTGGCGTTGGTGCAAGATTTGGCCCTACATtagaatcaaaagaaaaacatgctaaCCATACTAGAGTTGCGATTGCGGACCCTCCTGATTGTTGTAGCAAGCCTAATAATAAG CTCACTGGCGAGATCATTTTGGTGCACCGAGGACAGTGTAGTTTCACAATCAAGGCAAATATAGCTGAAGAAGCTGGTGCTTCAGCCATCCTCATTATAAATTATCGTACAG AACTTTTCAAGATGGTTTGTGAAGCAAATGAAACTGATGTTGATATTGGAATACCTGCTGTCATGCTTCCACAAGATGCTGGtgaaaacttgaaaaatcaCATACTAAACAATTCAGTAG TGTCGGTGCAGTTGTATTCTCCATTGCGTCCATTGGTTGATGTTGCAGAAGTGTTTTTATGGCTTATGGCTGTTGGTACCATTCTTTGTGCTTCTTACTGGTCTGCCTGGTCAGCAAGAGAGTCTGCCATTGAGCAGGAGAAGCTATTAAAG GATGCTTCAGATGAATACGTAAATGCAGAGAATGCTGGTTCTAGTGCATATGTGGAAATCAGTACTGCAGCAGCAATATCATTTGTTGTGATTGCTTCTTGTTTCTTGGTTATGCTTTACAAATTAATGGCATATTGGTTTGTTGAAGTTCTGGTGGTTCTATTTTGCATTGGTGGGGTTGAG GGACTACAAACTTGCTTGGTGGCTCTGTTGTCATG TTTCAAATGGTTCCAGCATGCTGCACAAACATTTGTTAAAGTACCCTTCTTCGGTGCTGTATCATATCTGACAGTTGCTGTTACTCCCTTCTGCATTGTGTTTGCTGTGCTTTGGGGAATTTATCGCCGTGTATCATTTGCTTGGATTGGTCAAGATATTCTT GGCATCACATTGATAATCACAGTTCTTCAGATTGTGCGGATACCAAATCTCAAG GTTGGAACTGTTCTTCTCAGTTGTGCCTTCCTATACGACATCTTCTGGGTGTTTGTCTCTAAATGGTGGTTCCATGAGAGTGTGATGATAGTG GTAGCTCGAGGTGATAGGAGTGGAGAAGATGGTATCCCTATGCTACTCAAGATACCACGTATGTTTGATCCTTGGGGTGGTTACAGCATCATTGGTTTTGGGGACATCATCTTACCAGGGCTTCTAGTAGCATTTTCACTAAG GTATGATTGGTTGGCAAAGAAGAACCTTCGAGATGGGTACTTCTTGTGGGCAATGACCGCTTATGGTTTAG GTCTCCTTATCACATACGTGGCTTTGAACTTAATGGATGGACATGGTCAACCAGCTTTGCTTTATATAGTCCCATTTACACTTG GAACCTTTCTGTCATTGGGAAAGAAGAGAGGTGAACTCAAGGTTTTATGGACAAGAGGGGAACCAAAAATACCTTGCCCTCACATCCAAGAGGATCAATCAACAAACCAGTAA
- the LOC114425222 gene encoding signal peptide peptidase-like 4 isoform X2, producing MVCEANETDVDIGIPAVMLPQDAGENLKNHILNNSVVSVQLYSPLRPLVDVAEVFLWLMAVGTILCASYWSAWSARESAIEQEKLLKDASDEYVNAENAGSSAYVEISTAAAISFVVIASCFLVMLYKLMAYWFVEVLVVLFCIGGVEGLQTCLVALLSCFKWFQHAAQTFVKVPFFGAVSYLTVAVTPFCIVFAVLWGIYRRVSFAWIGQDILGITLIITVLQIVRIPNLKVGTVLLSCAFLYDIFWVFVSKWWFHESVMIVVARGDRSGEDGIPMLLKIPRMFDPWGGYSIIGFGDIILPGLLVAFSLRYDWLAKKNLRDGYFLWAMTAYGLGLLITYVALNLMDGHGQPALLYIVPFTLGTFLSLGKKRGELKVLWTRGEPKIPCPHIQEDQSTNQ from the exons ATGGTTTGTGAAGCAAATGAAACTGATGTTGATATTGGAATACCTGCTGTCATGCTTCCACAAGATGCTGGtgaaaacttgaaaaatcaCATACTAAACAATTCAGTAG TGTCGGTGCAGTTGTATTCTCCATTGCGTCCATTGGTTGATGTTGCAGAAGTGTTTTTATGGCTTATGGCTGTTGGTACCATTCTTTGTGCTTCTTACTGGTCTGCCTGGTCAGCAAGAGAGTCTGCCATTGAGCAGGAGAAGCTATTAAAG GATGCTTCAGATGAATACGTAAATGCAGAGAATGCTGGTTCTAGTGCATATGTGGAAATCAGTACTGCAGCAGCAATATCATTTGTTGTGATTGCTTCTTGTTTCTTGGTTATGCTTTACAAATTAATGGCATATTGGTTTGTTGAAGTTCTGGTGGTTCTATTTTGCATTGGTGGGGTTGAG GGACTACAAACTTGCTTGGTGGCTCTGTTGTCATG TTTCAAATGGTTCCAGCATGCTGCACAAACATTTGTTAAAGTACCCTTCTTCGGTGCTGTATCATATCTGACAGTTGCTGTTACTCCCTTCTGCATTGTGTTTGCTGTGCTTTGGGGAATTTATCGCCGTGTATCATTTGCTTGGATTGGTCAAGATATTCTT GGCATCACATTGATAATCACAGTTCTTCAGATTGTGCGGATACCAAATCTCAAG GTTGGAACTGTTCTTCTCAGTTGTGCCTTCCTATACGACATCTTCTGGGTGTTTGTCTCTAAATGGTGGTTCCATGAGAGTGTGATGATAGTG GTAGCTCGAGGTGATAGGAGTGGAGAAGATGGTATCCCTATGCTACTCAAGATACCACGTATGTTTGATCCTTGGGGTGGTTACAGCATCATTGGTTTTGGGGACATCATCTTACCAGGGCTTCTAGTAGCATTTTCACTAAG GTATGATTGGTTGGCAAAGAAGAACCTTCGAGATGGGTACTTCTTGTGGGCAATGACCGCTTATGGTTTAG GTCTCCTTATCACATACGTGGCTTTGAACTTAATGGATGGACATGGTCAACCAGCTTTGCTTTATATAGTCCCATTTACACTTG GAACCTTTCTGTCATTGGGAAAGAAGAGAGGTGAACTCAAGGTTTTATGGACAAGAGGGGAACCAAAAATACCTTGCCCTCACATCCAAGAGGATCAATCAACAAACCAGTAA